From the genome of Argentina anserina chromosome 4, drPotAnse1.1, whole genome shotgun sequence, one region includes:
- the LOC126790560 gene encoding mitogen-activated protein kinase kinase kinase 17-like, giving the protein MGVSVGEWIFGDLIGKGGFGSVYRGYPLKYDNGSPPIMAVKVAEASDPSKVDALLDEAKLLSLFDDCPFVINSYGHEWTCKPPHNSISLTLLLEFAAGGTIRDRIESGRLSDSEIKLFTKSLLSGLHCIHDKGFVHCDIKPDNILLVIDVTSPVNFVAKIADFGLTKGAQYLHSCQGTARYLPPETLLRNIQGKPSDIWAVGCVVLEMLTGNLWTCKTSGDLDTWASNPIIPSHLSDDAKDFLAKCLDIDASKRPTAEELLTHPFLKTMPSVEQVVSVPTLSQSQHCEHMLPSFIPLGDSSSQESQKSREGSGLLGDSIFPLALMLRPARPVVADTWCREQTNFAVMGAA; this is encoded by the coding sequence ATGGGGGTTTCGGTGGGAGAGTGGATATTCGGGGATTTGATTGGGAAGGGTGGGTTCGGCAGTGTGTATAGGGGCTACCCGCTCAAGTATGACAATGGGTCTCCGCCTATCATGGCTGTTAAGGTTGCCGAGGCCTCGGATCCTTCGAAGGTTGATGCTTTGTTGGATGAGGCCAagctcctctctctcttcgaTGACTGCCCTTTTGTCATCAATTCTTATGGCCATGAGTGGACTTGCAAGCCTCCTCACAATTCCATCTCTTTGACTTTGCTGTTGGAGTTTGCCGCCGGTGGCACCATTAGAGATAGGATCGAGTCCGGACGCCTGTCCGATTCTGAGATCAAGTTGTTCACCAAGTCCCTGCTTAGTGGTCTCCACTGCATTCATGACAAAGGTTTTGTGCATTGCGATATCAAGCCCGACAACATTCTTCTTGTCATTGACGTGACTTCTCCTGTCAATTTCGTGGCGAAAATAGCAGACTTTGGATTGACCAAGGGTGCACAGTACCTGCATTCTTGCCAAGGGACCGCTAGGTATTTGCCTCCTGAGACACTTCTTAGAAACATTCAGGGGAAGCCGTCCGACATTTGGGCTGTAGGGTGTGTGGTTCTTGAGATGTTGACTGGAAACTTGTGGACTTGCAAGACAAGTGGGGACCTAGACACTTGGGCTTCCAATCCGATTATTCCTTCCCACTTGTCCGACGATGCCAAGGATTTTTTGGCAAAGTGTCTGGATATAGATGCCTCTAAGAGACCCACGGCCGAGGAACTCTTGACTCACCCATTTCTTAAGACTATGCCTAGTGTTGAACAAGTAGTCAGTGTGCCCACATTGTCGCAGTCTCAGCATTGTGAACATATGCTGCCTAGTTTTATACCATTAGgggactctagctcccaagagtCACAAAAGAGCAGAGAGGGTTCTGGTTTGCTCGGTGATAGCATTTTCCCTTTGGCACTCATGTTAAGACCTGCACGACCTGTGGTCGCAGACACATGGTGCAGAGAGCAAACAAATTTTGCTGTGATGGGCGCTGCGTAA
- the LOC126792167 gene encoding uncharacterized protein LOC126792167 → MASQAARSFNGNIKKAVAGLRRVKLDGLRWRVFDAKSQVLGRLASQISTVIQGKDKPTYAPNRDDGDICIVLNAKDICVTGRKLTDKVYHWHTGYVGHLKERTLKDQMVKDPTEVIRKAVLRMLPKNKLRDDRDQKLRIFPGSEHPFGDRPLEPYVMPPRKVREMRPRTRRAIVRAQKKAEKQQKDDNGPQKARKNGARELIATNYSRLFGLMKVVGEYPLKTALNQDFCRVVSSAFPIPMLDSSLRPHRLEKVLFST, encoded by the exons ATGGCAAGCCAGGCAGCTAGGTCTTTTAACGGTAACATAAAG AAAGCTGTTGCCGGCCTCAGACGTGTTAAACTTGATGGTCTTAGATGGAGAGTATTCGATGCGAAAAGCCAG GTTCTTGGAAGGCTAGCATCTCAAATATCTACCGTGATTCAAGGCAAGGATAAACCAACATATGCTCCAAATCGAGATGATGGAGATATTTGCATCGTGCTGAATGCAAAGGATATTTGCGTCACAGGGAGAAAACTGACTGATAAAGTTTATCATTGGCATACTGG GTATGTTGGACATCTGAAGGAGAGGACTTTGAAAGATCAGATGGTCAAAGATCCTACGGAAGTAATCCGCAAAGCTGTGCTACGCATGCTCCCAAAGAACAAACTACGTGAT GATAGAGATCAAAAGCTGAGGATATTTCCTGGAAGTGAGCACCCCTTTGGTGATCGGCCCCTTGAACCGTATGTGATGCCGCCTAGGAAAGTAAGGGAAATGCGACCTCGCACAAGACGAGCCATTGTCCGAGCTCAGAAGAAGGCTGAAAAGCAGCAAAAAGATGATAATGGTCCGCAAAAGGCAAGAAAGAATGGTGCACGGGAATTAATTGCTACTAATTACTCAAGGTTATTTGGGCTTATGAAAGTTGTTGGTGAATATCCACTTAAGACGGCTTTGAATCAGGACTTCTGCAGAGTAGTCAGTAGTGCTTTTCCGATACCAATGCTTGATAGTAGCTTGCGACCACATAGGCTTGAGAAAGTACTCTTTTCAACATAA
- the LOC126790509 gene encoding prolyl 4-hydroxylase 1, whose product MAAAIKVVFGLLTFVTVGMIIGALFQLAFIRRLEESYRSEFPPARRVGRTLNDGYLQFPRGIPHWTNDKEAEVLRLGYVKPEVLSWSPRIILLHNFLSMEECDYLRAVASPRLQVSTVVDIKTGKGIKSKVRTSSGMFLSPQEKKFPMIQAIEKRIAVYSQVPIENGELIQVLRYEKDQYYKPHHDYFSDTFNLKRGGQRVATILMYLSDNVEGGETYFPMAGSGECSCGGKVVKGMSVKPTKGDAVLFWSMGLDGQSDPNSIHGGCEVLAGEKWSATKWMRQRAVS is encoded by the exons ATGGCTGCCGCAATTAAGGTTGTGTTCGGACTTCTTACGTTTGTCACTGTCGGAATGATCATAG GTGCTTTGTTCCAATTGGCATTTATACGAAGATTGGAAGAGTCATATA GATCTGAGTTTCCACCTGCAAGGAGAGTGGGCAGAACTCTAAATGATGGCTATCTTCAGTTCCCCCGAG GTATCCCTCATTGGACCAATGACAAGGAAGCAGAAGTGTTACGCCTTGGATAT GTTAAACCTGAAGTTTTAAGCTGGTCACCTCGAATAATTCTGCTTCATAACTTCTTGAGCATGGAG GAATGCGACTATCTTAGAGCAGTTGCCTCTCCTCGCCTTCAAGTATCCACTGTAGTGGACATTAAAACAGGAAAG GGGATCAAGAGTAAGGTTCGTACCAGCTCTGGTATGTTCTTGAGTCCTCAAGAGAAGAAGTTCCCAATGATACAG GCAATTGAAAAACGTATTGCTGTCTATTCTCAAGTACCAATAGAAAATGGGGAACTGATTCAAGTTTTGAG GTATGAAAAGGATCAGTATTATAAACCTCATCATGACTATTTCTCTGACACT TTTAACCTGAAACGTGGTGGTCAGCGAGTGGCAACCATTCTGATGTATCTGAGTGACAATGTTGAGGGTGGAGAAACTTATTTCCCTATG GCTGGCTCTGGTGAATGTAGCTGTGGCGGAAAAGTTGTTAAGGGTATGTCTGTAAAGCCAACTAAGGGAGATGCTGTACTTTTCTGGAGCATG GGTCTGGATGGCCAATCCGATCCAAATAGCATACATGGAGGGTGCGAGGTGCTAGCTGGGGAAAAGTGGTCAGCCACAAAATGGATGAGGCAAAGAGCTGTCTCCTGA